A region of Phalacrocorax carbo chromosome 9, bPhaCar2.1, whole genome shotgun sequence DNA encodes the following proteins:
- the NPC2 gene encoding NPC intracellular cholesterol transporter 2 — MGPSPLALLLALGAAVAVLAEPLRFADCGSKDGTIQEVNVSPCPTQPCQLHKGTSYSINVTFASKIESQGSKARVYGEMLHVDIPFPIPEPDGCKSGIQCPIQKGRSYSYLNKLPVKSEYPSIKLIVKWELVDDQDQMLFCWKIPVQITS, encoded by the exons atggggCCGTCCCCGCTCGCTCTGCTCCTGGCGCTGGGCGCCGCCGTCGCTGTCCTGGCCGAGCCCCTCCGCTTCGCTGACTGCG GGTCCAAAGACGGCACCATCCAGGAGGTGAACGTGAGCCCCTGCCCCAcgcagccctgccagctccaCAAAGGGACGTCCTACAGCATCAACGTCACCTTCGCCAGCA AGATCGAGAGTCAGGGCAGCAAAGCAAGGGTGTACGGTGAGATGCTGCATGTGGACATACCCTTTCCCATTCCTGAGCCTGATGGATGCAAGTCTGGGATCCAGTGCCCCATTCAGAAGGGCCGTTCCTACAGCTACCTGAATAAACTCCCTGTGAAGAGCGAGTACCCCAGT attaAACTGATTGTGAAGTGGGAGCTAGTGGATGACCAAGACCAGATGTTGTTCTGCTGGAAGATACCAGTTCAGATCACCAGCTGA